From a single Actinomycetota bacterium genomic region:
- the nhaA gene encoding Na+/H+ antiporter NhaA, with protein sequence MTSSAKQIGLERVARLQRGFAQFVKLEVAGSVVLLCTTVLALGLANSPLAEWYHSLWEIEIGISVGGWHFAETLLHWIDDGLMALFFFVVGLEIKREVLVGELSSARKAALPILAACGGMIVPALIYIMVNRGGDGASGWGVPMATDIAFALGVLALLGSRIPTALKVFLTALAIADDIGAILVIALFYTEGIALGWLGIGLALLLVLVMLNLLGVDGPLPYFLVACVVWFAFLHSGVHATVAGVLVAFTIPAKARTEPVAFIEWARGKLDEIELQDVPGSHVLDDPVQQHRSFEIREAARYTAAPLQRLEHTLLPLTSFIVLPLFALANAGVTLVDYDVGALLLEPVTVGVFLGLLVGKTLGITAFTWLAVRFRLADLPAQVGWAHIVGAGMLGGIGFTMSLFVSNLAFRGELLRAEAKLGILLTSVIAGVLGYLVLRYAVPQPAEDTFAA encoded by the coding sequence ACTAGCAGCGCGAAACAAATAGGGCTCGAACGGGTTGCGCGACTACAGCGGGGCTTCGCGCAGTTTGTGAAACTTGAGGTTGCCGGCAGCGTTGTCTTGCTTTGCACGACGGTCCTGGCACTCGGGCTAGCGAACTCTCCTCTCGCTGAGTGGTACCACAGCCTATGGGAGATTGAGATCGGCATCTCGGTTGGCGGATGGCACTTCGCCGAGACGCTCCTGCACTGGATCGACGACGGCCTGATGGCGCTGTTCTTCTTCGTCGTAGGCCTCGAGATCAAGCGCGAAGTGCTTGTTGGGGAGCTCTCCTCGGCACGCAAAGCGGCGCTTCCGATCCTGGCGGCTTGCGGTGGGATGATTGTGCCGGCGCTGATTTACATCATGGTCAACCGGGGAGGGGATGGAGCGAGCGGTTGGGGCGTTCCGATGGCGACCGATATCGCATTCGCCCTGGGTGTGCTCGCCCTACTTGGCAGTCGGATTCCCACGGCACTCAAGGTCTTCCTCACCGCCCTAGCCATCGCCGATGACATCGGCGCGATACTCGTGATCGCGCTCTTCTACACCGAGGGAATCGCGCTTGGCTGGCTCGGGATCGGGCTGGCACTTCTGCTCGTTCTTGTGATGCTGAACTTGCTCGGTGTCGATGGTCCACTACCGTACTTCCTCGTTGCCTGTGTCGTCTGGTTCGCCTTCCTGCACAGCGGCGTCCACGCCACGGTCGCCGGCGTACTCGTGGCATTCACAATCCCTGCCAAGGCCCGCACAGAGCCTGTCGCCTTCATAGAGTGGGCGCGCGGCAAACTAGATGAGATCGAACTGCAGGATGTGCCCGGTTCGCACGTGCTCGACGATCCGGTGCAGCAGCACCGCTCATTCGAGATCAGGGAGGCGGCGCGCTACACCGCGGCCCCCCTTCAGCGGCTTGAGCACACGCTTCTGCCGCTCACAAGCTTCATAGTCCTGCCCTTGTTCGCCCTGGCCAACGCCGGCGTCACGCTCGTCGACTACGATGTCGGAGCGCTGCTCCTCGAGCCTGTGACTGTAGGCGTCTTCCTAGGGCTGCTGGTCGGCAAGACCCTGGGCATCACGGCCTTCACCTGGCTTGCTGTGCGCTTCCGCCTCGCCGATCTACCCGCCCAGGTTGGCTGGGCGCACATCGTTGGTGCCGGCATGCTCGGCGGCATCGGGTTCACCATGTCGCTGTTCGTGTCGAATCTCGCCTTCCGGGGCGAACTCCTACGGGCGGAGGCGAAGCTCGGCATCCTGCTGACGTCGGTCATCGCGGGTGTGCTCGGCTACCTCGTCTTGCGGTATGCCGTTCCGCAGCCTGCCGAGGACACGTTCGCGGCGTGA